The following proteins are co-located in the Lepidochelys kempii isolate rLepKem1 chromosome 28, rLepKem1.hap2, whole genome shotgun sequence genome:
- the ADAT3 gene encoding probable inactive tRNA-specific adenosine deaminase-like protein 3 isoform X2, with product MEPDCKRRKMEAPEDPPWEALLVLPELESQEVELTPAYAAPVLLRTETSRLVRELSAARPLTALPHLKRVRAPGGTRPLEVLLCLAGPSPDASPTLAELLPDGRVDLRGLGEPFLVRVPARAPLTRPQFEEAARHWPTAFHENKRTSRALAGQLFTPQDKAAMEAHMGHAVRAACRGAELGMVPAGAAVVDPATGRVLAVGHDCRNGLHPLLHATMVCIDLVACGQGGGTYNYRDYPACSFLPRDGRPQPGNGLPYICTGYDLYLTREPCAMCAMALVHSRIQRVFYGVSAPHGALGTRYRIHGRQDLNHRYEVFSGVLEGQCQRLGQEPAAR from the coding sequence ATGGAGCCGGACTGCAAGCGCAGGAAGATGGAGGCGCCAGAGGACCCCCCGTGGGAGGCGTTGCTGGTCCTGCCCGAGCTGGAGTCGCAGGAGGTCGAGCTGACCCCGGCCTACGCCGCCCCCGTGCTGCTCAGGACCGAGACGTCCCGCCTGGTGCGGGAGCTGTCGGCCGCGCGCCCCCTGACGGCGCTCCCCCACCTGAAGCGCGTGCGGGCGCCGGGGGGCACTCGGCCGCTGGAGGTGCTCCTCTGCCTGGCCGGCCCCTCGCCGGACGCCTCGCCGACCCTGGCGGAGCTGCTCCCGGACGGGCGGGTGGACCTCCGTGGCCTGGGAGAGCCCTTCCTGGTGCGGGTGCCGGCACGGGCCCCCCTCACCCGGCCCCAGTTCGAGGAGGCCGCCCGGCACTGGCCCACGGCCTTCCACGAGAACAAGCGGACCAGCCGGGCTCTGGCCGGGCAGCTCTTCACGCCCCAGGACAAGGCGGCCATGGAAGCTCACATGGGGCACGCCGTCCGTGCTGCGTGCcggggggcggagctggggaTGGTGCCGGCGGGCGCCGCCGTGGTCGACCCGGCCACGGGGCGGGTCCTGGCGGTGGGGCACGACTGCCGGAACGGCCTCCACCCGCTGCTCCACGCCACCATGGTCTGCATCGACCTGGTTGCCTGCGGCCAGGGCGGAGGGACCTACAACTACCGGGACTATCCTGCCTGCTCCTTCCTGCCCCGGGACGGGCGCCCTCAACCTGGCAACGGGCTCCCCTACATCTGCACCGGTTACGACCTGTACCTGACCCGGGAGCCCTGTGCCATGTGTGCCATGGCCCTGGTCCACTCCAGAATCCAGCGGGTCTTTTACGGCGTGTCCGCCCCGCACGGGGCCTTGGGGACCCGGTACCGCATCCACGGCCGCCAAGATCTGAATCACCGCTACGAGGTCTTCAGCGGCGTCCTGGAGGGGCAATGCCAACGCCTCGGCCAGGAGCCCGCTGCCCGCTAG
- the ADAT3 gene encoding probable inactive tRNA-specific adenosine deaminase-like protein 3 isoform X1 translates to MVAASALAGRLHAGRGAMEPDCKRRKMEAPEDPPWEALLVLPELESQEVELTPAYAAPVLLRTETSRLVRELSAARPLTALPHLKRVRAPGGTRPLEVLLCLAGPSPDASPTLAELLPDGRVDLRGLGEPFLVRVPARAPLTRPQFEEAARHWPTAFHENKRTSRALAGQLFTPQDKAAMEAHMGHAVRAACRGAELGMVPAGAAVVDPATGRVLAVGHDCRNGLHPLLHATMVCIDLVACGQGGGTYNYRDYPACSFLPRDGRPQPGNGLPYICTGYDLYLTREPCAMCAMALVHSRIQRVFYGVSAPHGALGTRYRIHGRQDLNHRYEVFSGVLEGQCQRLGQEPAAR, encoded by the exons ATGGTGGCCGCCTCCGCTCTGGCCGGCCGGCTCCATG cggGCCGTGGGGCGATGGAGCCGGACTGCAAGCGCAGGAAGATGGAGGCGCCAGAGGACCCCCCGTGGGAGGCGTTGCTGGTCCTGCCCGAGCTGGAGTCGCAGGAGGTCGAGCTGACCCCGGCCTACGCCGCCCCCGTGCTGCTCAGGACCGAGACGTCCCGCCTGGTGCGGGAGCTGTCGGCCGCGCGCCCCCTGACGGCGCTCCCCCACCTGAAGCGCGTGCGGGCGCCGGGGGGCACTCGGCCGCTGGAGGTGCTCCTCTGCCTGGCCGGCCCCTCGCCGGACGCCTCGCCGACCCTGGCGGAGCTGCTCCCGGACGGGCGGGTGGACCTCCGTGGCCTGGGAGAGCCCTTCCTGGTGCGGGTGCCGGCACGGGCCCCCCTCACCCGGCCCCAGTTCGAGGAGGCCGCCCGGCACTGGCCCACGGCCTTCCACGAGAACAAGCGGACCAGCCGGGCTCTGGCCGGGCAGCTCTTCACGCCCCAGGACAAGGCGGCCATGGAAGCTCACATGGGGCACGCCGTCCGTGCTGCGTGCcggggggcggagctggggaTGGTGCCGGCGGGCGCCGCCGTGGTCGACCCGGCCACGGGGCGGGTCCTGGCGGTGGGGCACGACTGCCGGAACGGCCTCCACCCGCTGCTCCACGCCACCATGGTCTGCATCGACCTGGTTGCCTGCGGCCAGGGCGGAGGGACCTACAACTACCGGGACTATCCTGCCTGCTCCTTCCTGCCCCGGGACGGGCGCCCTCAACCTGGCAACGGGCTCCCCTACATCTGCACCGGTTACGACCTGTACCTGACCCGGGAGCCCTGTGCCATGTGTGCCATGGCCCTGGTCCACTCCAGAATCCAGCGGGTCTTTTACGGCGTGTCCGCCCCGCACGGGGCCTTGGGGACCCGGTACCGCATCCACGGCCGCCAAGATCTGAATCACCGCTACGAGGTCTTCAGCGGCGTCCTGGAGGGGCAATGCCAACGCCTCGGCCAGGAGCCCGCTGCCCGCTAG
- the LOC140904235 gene encoding dnaJ homolog subfamily C member 3-like isoform X2: protein MEPGRGAGPGPGPGLWRCGRRLLWAASLLCVLLDLQLPGLLASGQAEIENHLEMGRKLLAAGQLAEALSHYHSAVEGDPKNYLTYYKRATIYLAMGKFRSALPDLSKAIELKPDFLAARLQRGSILLKQGNTEQAKQDFEAVLQSDPSHKEAQSQLARLTELEVSMQEARAAYQRTDYAGAIRILERAVEISPWAPEAKELRAECYLLLGDYGKAILDLKPTTKLRADNRAAFLKLSQLYYGLGEHEEALAQVRECLKLDQDDKACFAHYKQVKKLSKQLESAEEHIQAQRYEEAIDKYKAAMKTESQVELYIIRAKARICHCLSKSKRPQEAIDVCTEAHQRDPRNIFILRDRAEAYILNEEFQRGGKVWLCTSASPRPPASSRRPKSAVPSLRQTPAASAPPGTAQPHGARPGRGRPPSLPGGTEPLPSKPVRRQRWAPAGFQAGGGNDQHAHPTPPPGNRSHVPEPSGCRSSSSKTPASPRFVSAWT, encoded by the exons ATGGAGCCCGGGCGGGgagccgggccggggccggggccggggctgtgGCGCTGCGGGCGGCGGCTGCTCTGGGCCGCCTCCCTGCTCTGCGTCCTGCtggacctgcagctcccag GTTTGCTGGCCTCCGGGCAGGCCGAGATCGAGAACCACCTGGAAATGGGGCGCAAGCTGCTGGCAGCCGGACAGCTGGCCGAGGCACTGTCTCATTACCACTCCGCCGTCG AAGGCGACCCCAAGAATTACCTCACCTATTACAAGCGAGCGACCATCTACTTGGCCATGGGCAAGTTCCGCTCGGCGCTACCCGACCTGTCGAAGGCCATTGAGCTCAAGCCGGACTTCCTGGCC gccaggctgcagaggggcagcattCTCCTGAAGCAGGGCAACACGGAGCAGGCCAAGCAGGACTTTGAAGCTGTG CTGCAGAGCGATCCCAGCCACAAGGAGGCTCAGAGCCAGCTAGCCAGACTCACCGAGCTGGAAGTGTCCATGCAGGAGGCCCGGGCAGCCTATCAGAGGACAGACTACGCGGGAGCCATCCGCATCCTGGAGCGAGCTGTCGAG ATCTCCCCGTGGGCCCCCGAGGCCAAGGAGCTGCGCGCCGAGTGCTATCTCCTGCTGGGCGACTACGGCAAGGCCATCCTGGACCTGAAACCCACCACCAAGCTCCGCGCCGACAACCGGGCAGCTTTCCTTAAGCTCAGCCAGCTCTACTACGGCCTGGGGGAGCACGAGGAGGCCCTGGC GCAGGTGCGTGAATGTCTCAAGCTGGATCAGGACGACAAGGCGTGCTTTGCCCACTACAAGCAGGTCAAGAAGCTCTCCAAGCAGCTGGAGTCGGCCGAGGAGCACATCCAAGCGCAGAG GTACGAGGAAGCCATCGACAAGTACAAAGCGGCCATGAAGACGGAATCGCAAGTGGAACTTTACATCATCAGGGCCAAGGCCCGCATCTGTCACTGCCTCTCCAAG AGCAAACGGCCCCAGGAAGCCATCGACGTGTGCACGGAGGCTCACCAGCGGGACCCACGCAACATCTTCATCCTGCGTGACAGGGCCGAGGCCTACATCCTCAACGAGGAGTTCCAGCGAG GCGGGAAAGTCTGGCTCTGCACGTCCGCCTCTCCCCGGCCCCCCGCGAGCTCCAGGCGGCCGAAGAGCGCGGTGCCGAGTTTGCGGCAGACTCCAGCCGCCTCTGCGCCTCCTGGAACGGCCCAGCCCCACGGCGCGCGACCAGGGCGGGGAAGGCCGCCCTCGCTTCCCGGTGGGACCGAGCCGCTCCCCTCCAAGCCGGTCCGCCGGCAGCGCTGGGCCCCCGCGGGTTTTCAAGCTGGTGGGGGAAATGATCAAcacgcccaccccaccccacccccgggaaATCGCAGCCACGTTCCGGAGCCGAGCGGTTGCCGATCGAGTTCATCGAAAACGCCAGCGTCTCCCCGTTTTGTCTCCGCTTGGACTTGA
- the LOC140904235 gene encoding dnaJ homolog subfamily C member 3-like isoform X1 — protein sequence MEPGRGAGPGPGPGLWRCGRRLLWAASLLCVLLDLQLPGLLASGQAEIENHLEMGRKLLAAGQLAEALSHYHSAVEGDPKNYLTYYKRATIYLAMGKFRSALPDLSKAIELKPDFLAARLQRGSILLKQGNTEQAKQDFEAVLQSDPSHKEAQSQLARLTELEVSMQEARAAYQRTDYAGAIRILERAVEISPWAPEAKELRAECYLLLGDYGKAILDLKPTTKLRADNRAAFLKLSQLYYGLGEHEEALAQVRECLKLDQDDKACFAHYKQVKKLSKQLESAEEHIQAQRYEEAIDKYKAAMKTESQVELYIIRAKARICHCLSKSKRPQEAIDVCTEAHQRDPRNIFILRDRAEAYILNEEFQRAVEDYQEAKEFDGENEEVKEGLERAQKLLKQSKKRDYYKILGIRRNANKQEIIKAYRKLAQQWHPDNFQSEDEKKEAEKKFIDIAAAKEVLTDPDMRQKFDSGEDPLDPENQQGGGGHPHQWPFEFNPFGSGNFHFKFHFN from the exons ATGGAGCCCGGGCGGGgagccgggccggggccggggccggggctgtgGCGCTGCGGGCGGCGGCTGCTCTGGGCCGCCTCCCTGCTCTGCGTCCTGCtggacctgcagctcccag GTTTGCTGGCCTCCGGGCAGGCCGAGATCGAGAACCACCTGGAAATGGGGCGCAAGCTGCTGGCAGCCGGACAGCTGGCCGAGGCACTGTCTCATTACCACTCCGCCGTCG AAGGCGACCCCAAGAATTACCTCACCTATTACAAGCGAGCGACCATCTACTTGGCCATGGGCAAGTTCCGCTCGGCGCTACCCGACCTGTCGAAGGCCATTGAGCTCAAGCCGGACTTCCTGGCC gccaggctgcagaggggcagcattCTCCTGAAGCAGGGCAACACGGAGCAGGCCAAGCAGGACTTTGAAGCTGTG CTGCAGAGCGATCCCAGCCACAAGGAGGCTCAGAGCCAGCTAGCCAGACTCACCGAGCTGGAAGTGTCCATGCAGGAGGCCCGGGCAGCCTATCAGAGGACAGACTACGCGGGAGCCATCCGCATCCTGGAGCGAGCTGTCGAG ATCTCCCCGTGGGCCCCCGAGGCCAAGGAGCTGCGCGCCGAGTGCTATCTCCTGCTGGGCGACTACGGCAAGGCCATCCTGGACCTGAAACCCACCACCAAGCTCCGCGCCGACAACCGGGCAGCTTTCCTTAAGCTCAGCCAGCTCTACTACGGCCTGGGGGAGCACGAGGAGGCCCTGGC GCAGGTGCGTGAATGTCTCAAGCTGGATCAGGACGACAAGGCGTGCTTTGCCCACTACAAGCAGGTCAAGAAGCTCTCCAAGCAGCTGGAGTCGGCCGAGGAGCACATCCAAGCGCAGAG GTACGAGGAAGCCATCGACAAGTACAAAGCGGCCATGAAGACGGAATCGCAAGTGGAACTTTACATCATCAGGGCCAAGGCCCGCATCTGTCACTGCCTCTCCAAG AGCAAACGGCCCCAGGAAGCCATCGACGTGTGCACGGAGGCTCACCAGCGGGACCCACGCAACATCTTCATCCTGCGTGACAGGGCCGAGGCCTACATCCTCAACGAGGAGTTCCAGCGAG CGGTGGAGGATTACCAGGAGGCCAAGGAGTTTGACGGGGAAAACGAGGAGGtgaaggaggggctggagagagcccAGAAGCTGCTGAAGCAGTCAAAGAAACGGGACTACTACAAGATCCTGGGGATCCGGAG gaacgCCAACAAGCAGGAGATCATCAAGGCCTACCGGAAGCTGGCCCAGCAATGGCATCCCGACAACTTCCAGTCCGAGGACGAGAAGAAGGAGGCGGAGAAGAAGTTCATCGACATCGCAGCCGCTAAAGAGGTCCTGACAGACCCAG ACATGCGGCAGAAGTTTGACTCCGGAGAGGACCCCTTGGACCCCGAGAACCAGCAAGGGGGGGGAGGGCACCCCCACCAGTGGCCTTTTGAGTTTAACCCCTTCGGCTCTGGCAATTTTCACTTCAAATTCCACTTCAATTAG
- the CLDN15 gene encoding claudin-15 isoform X1: MAAAVEAGGFFLGSFGWALLGVTLPNSYWRVSTVEGNVITTSTLFENLWQSCATDSTGVYNCWGFPSMLGVTGYLQACRALMITALLFGFLAIVCSVVGMKCTKVANGNPAVKGKMAAAGGCMFILGGTRSARHCTWAGAGPCWPSSGAAASWGPAAPRPRRTRVSTTPSPRPAPVACGEGPTPAPAGNTARTPTSRGGDGGGGTHTHPKSPSPSPTLHRTPPPPAPG; encoded by the exons ATGGCCGCGGCGGTGGAGGCCGGGGGCTTCTTCCTGGGCTCCTTTGGCTGGGCGCTGCTGGGGGTGACGCTGCCCAACAGCTACTGGCGGGTGTCCACGGTGGAGGGCAACGTGATCACCACCTCCACCCTCTTCGAGAACCTCTGGCAGAGCTGCGCCACCGACTCCACCGGCGTCTACAACTGCTGGGGCTTCCCCTCCATGCTGGGGGTGACCG gctacCTGCAGGCCTGCCGAGCCCTGATGATCACAGCCCTGCTCTTCGGCTTCCTGGCCATCGTCTGCAGCGTGGTGGGGATGAAGTGCACCAAGGTGGCGAACGGGAACCCCGCAGTCAAGGGGAAGATGGCGGCCGCTGGGGGCTGCATGTTCATCCTGGGGG GTACGAGATCGGCCCGGCACTGTACGTGGGCTGGAGCGGGTCCCTGCTGGCCATCGTCGGGGGCGGCTGCCTCCTGGGGTCCTGCTGCACCCCGTCCTCGCAGGACAAGAG TTTCCACTACGCCCTCCCCAAGGCCGGCCCCAGTCGCCTGCGGAGAGGGTCCGACGCCAGCACCGGCGGGCAATACGGCAAGAACGCCTACGTCtaggggtggggacggggggggggggacacacacccaccccaagtccccctccccctctcccaccctgcacCGGACTCCGCCGCCCCCGGCGCCTGGCTGA
- the CLDN15 gene encoding claudin-15 isoform X2 gives MAAAVEAGGFFLGSFGWALLGVTLPNSYWRVSTVEGNVITTSTLFENLWQSCATDSTGVYNCRDFPSMLGLTGYLQACRALMITALLFGFLAIVCSVVGMKCTKVANGNPAVKGKMAAAGGCMFILGGTRSARHCTWAGAGPCWPSSGAAASWGPAAPRPRRTRVSTTPSPRPAPVACGEGPTPAPAGNTARTPTSRGGDGGGGTHTHPKSPSPSPTLHRTPPPPAPG, from the exons ATGGCCGCGGCGGTGGAGGCCGGGGGCTTCTTCCTGGGCTCCTTTGGCTGGGCGCTGCTGGGGGTGACGCTGCCCAACAGCTACTGGCGGGTGTCCACGGTGGAGGGCAACGTGATCACCACCTCCACCCTCTTCGAGAACCTCTGGCAGAGCTGCGCCACCGACTCCACCGGCGTCTACAACTGCAGGGACTTCCCCTCCATGCTGGGGCTGACCG gctacCTGCAGGCCTGCCGAGCCCTGATGATCACAGCCCTGCTCTTCGGCTTCCTGGCCATCGTCTGCAGCGTGGTGGGGATGAAGTGCACCAAGGTGGCGAACGGGAACCCCGCAGTCAAGGGGAAGATGGCGGCCGCTGGGGGCTGCATGTTCATCCTGGGGG GTACGAGATCGGCCCGGCACTGTACGTGGGCTGGAGCGGGTCCCTGCTGGCCATCGTCGGGGGCGGCTGCCTCCTGGGGTCCTGCTGCACCCCGTCCTCGCAGGACAAGAG TTTCCACTACGCCCTCCCCAAGGCCGGCCCCAGTCGCCTGCGGAGAGGGTCCGACGCCAGCACCGGCGGGCAATACGGCAAGAACGCCTACGTCtaggggtggggacggggggggggggacacacacccaccccaagtccccctccccctctcccaccctgcacCGGACTCCGCCGCCCCCGGCGCCTGGCTGA
- the CLDN15 gene encoding claudin-15 isoform X3, which produces MAAAVEAGGFFLGSFGWALLGVTLPNSYWRVSTVEGNVITTSTLFENLWQSCATDSTGVYNCWGFPSMLGVTGYLQACRALMITALLFGFLAIVCSVVGMKCTKVANGNPAVKGKMAAAGGCMFILGGLCGMVALSWYAFNITRDFFDPLFPGTKYEIGPALYVGWSGSLLAIVGGGCLLGSCCTPSSQDKSFHYALPKAGPSRLRRGSDASTGGQYGKNAYV; this is translated from the exons ATGGCCGCGGCGGTGGAGGCCGGGGGCTTCTTCCTGGGCTCCTTTGGCTGGGCGCTGCTGGGGGTGACGCTGCCCAACAGCTACTGGCGGGTGTCCACGGTGGAGGGCAACGTGATCACCACCTCCACCCTCTTCGAGAACCTCTGGCAGAGCTGCGCCACCGACTCCACCGGCGTCTACAACTGCTGGGGCTTCCCCTCCATGCTGGGGGTGACCG gctacCTGCAGGCCTGCCGAGCCCTGATGATCACAGCCCTGCTCTTCGGCTTCCTGGCCATCGTCTGCAGCGTGGTGGGGATGAAGTGCACCAAGGTGGCGAACGGGAACCCCGCAGTCAAGGGGAAGATGGCGGCCGCTGGGGGCTGCATGTTCATCCTGGGGG ggcTGTGCGGGATGGTGGCGCTCTCCTGGTACGCCTTCAACATCACCCGCGACTTCTTCGACCCCCTCTTCCCCGGCACCAA GTACGAGATCGGCCCGGCACTGTACGTGGGCTGGAGCGGGTCCCTGCTGGCCATCGTCGGGGGCGGCTGCCTCCTGGGGTCCTGCTGCACCCCGTCCTCGCAGGACAAGAG TTTCCACTACGCCCTCCCCAAGGCCGGCCCCAGTCGCCTGCGGAGAGGGTCCGACGCCAGCACCGGCGGGCAATACGGCAAGAACGCCTACGTCtag
- the CLDN15 gene encoding claudin-15 isoform X5, producing MAAAVEAGGFFLGSFGWALLGVTLPNSYWRVSTVEGNVITTSTLFENLWQSCATDSTGVYNCWGFPSMLGVTGYLQACRALMITALLFGFLAIVCSVVGMKCTKVANGNPAVKGKMAAAGGCMFILGGLCGMVALSWYAFNITRDFFDPLFPGTNFHYALPKAGPSRLRRGSDASTGGQYGKNAYV from the exons ATGGCCGCGGCGGTGGAGGCCGGGGGCTTCTTCCTGGGCTCCTTTGGCTGGGCGCTGCTGGGGGTGACGCTGCCCAACAGCTACTGGCGGGTGTCCACGGTGGAGGGCAACGTGATCACCACCTCCACCCTCTTCGAGAACCTCTGGCAGAGCTGCGCCACCGACTCCACCGGCGTCTACAACTGCTGGGGCTTCCCCTCCATGCTGGGGGTGACCG gctacCTGCAGGCCTGCCGAGCCCTGATGATCACAGCCCTGCTCTTCGGCTTCCTGGCCATCGTCTGCAGCGTGGTGGGGATGAAGTGCACCAAGGTGGCGAACGGGAACCCCGCAGTCAAGGGGAAGATGGCGGCCGCTGGGGGCTGCATGTTCATCCTGGGGG ggcTGTGCGGGATGGTGGCGCTCTCCTGGTACGCCTTCAACATCACCCGCGACTTCTTCGACCCCCTCTTCCCCGGCACCAA TTTCCACTACGCCCTCCCCAAGGCCGGCCCCAGTCGCCTGCGGAGAGGGTCCGACGCCAGCACCGGCGGGCAATACGGCAAGAACGCCTACGTCtag
- the CLDN15 gene encoding claudin-15 isoform X4, with protein MAAAVEAGGFFLGSFGWALLGVTLPNSYWRVSTVEGNVITTSTLFENLWQSCATDSTGVYNCRDFPSMLGLTGYLQACRALMITALLFGFLAIVCSVVGMKCTKVANGNPAVKGKMAAAGGCMFILGGLCGMVALSWYAFNITRDFFDPLFPGTKYEIGPALYVGWSGSLLAIVGGGCLLGSCCTPSSQDKSFHYALPKAGPSRLRRGSDASTGGQYGKNAYV; from the exons ATGGCCGCGGCGGTGGAGGCCGGGGGCTTCTTCCTGGGCTCCTTTGGCTGGGCGCTGCTGGGGGTGACGCTGCCCAACAGCTACTGGCGGGTGTCCACGGTGGAGGGCAACGTGATCACCACCTCCACCCTCTTCGAGAACCTCTGGCAGAGCTGCGCCACCGACTCCACCGGCGTCTACAACTGCAGGGACTTCCCCTCCATGCTGGGGCTGACCG gctacCTGCAGGCCTGCCGAGCCCTGATGATCACAGCCCTGCTCTTCGGCTTCCTGGCCATCGTCTGCAGCGTGGTGGGGATGAAGTGCACCAAGGTGGCGAACGGGAACCCCGCAGTCAAGGGGAAGATGGCGGCCGCTGGGGGCTGCATGTTCATCCTGGGGG ggcTGTGCGGGATGGTGGCGCTCTCCTGGTACGCCTTCAACATCACCCGCGACTTCTTCGACCCCCTCTTCCCCGGCACCAA GTACGAGATCGGCCCGGCACTGTACGTGGGCTGGAGCGGGTCCCTGCTGGCCATCGTCGGGGGCGGCTGCCTCCTGGGGTCCTGCTGCACCCCGTCCTCGCAGGACAAGAG TTTCCACTACGCCCTCCCCAAGGCCGGCCCCAGTCGCCTGCGGAGAGGGTCCGACGCCAGCACCGGCGGGCAATACGGCAAGAACGCCTACGTCtag